In a single window of the Caulobacter soli genome:
- a CDS encoding ABC transporter permease, producing the protein MNIFAIQSIYRFEMARWFRTLAQSVISPVLSTSLYFVVFGSAIGSRMHAIDGVSYGAYIVPGLIMLSLLGESISNASFGIYMPKWAGTIYELLSAPVSWIETVIGYVGAAATKSVCLGLLILATARIFVPYEILHPFWMLGFLVLTAITFSLFGFVIGVWADDFQKLQIVPALVITPLTFLGGSFYSISMLPPIWQKITLFNPVVYLVSGFRWSFYGVSDLNPIVSFGATLGFLAICLTAVWWVFKTGYKLKV; encoded by the coding sequence ATGAACATCTTCGCCATCCAATCCATCTACCGCTTCGAGATGGCCCGCTGGTTCCGCACCCTGGCCCAGAGCGTGATCTCGCCGGTGCTGTCGACGTCGCTGTACTTCGTGGTGTTCGGCTCGGCGATCGGCTCGCGCATGCACGCCATCGACGGGGTCAGCTACGGCGCCTACATCGTGCCGGGCCTGATCATGCTGTCGCTGCTGGGCGAGAGCATCTCCAACGCCTCGTTCGGCATCTACATGCCCAAATGGGCCGGCACGATCTACGAGCTGCTCTCGGCCCCGGTGTCGTGGATCGAGACGGTGATCGGCTATGTCGGCGCGGCGGCGACCAAGTCGGTGTGCCTGGGCCTGCTGATCCTGGCCACGGCGCGGATCTTCGTGCCCTACGAGATCCTGCACCCGTTCTGGATGCTGGGCTTCCTGGTGCTGACCGCCATCACCTTCAGCCTGTTCGGCTTCGTGATCGGGGTCTGGGCCGACGACTTCCAGAAGCTGCAGATCGTGCCGGCCCTGGTCATCACGCCGCTGACCTTCCTGGGCGGCAGCTTCTATTCGATCAGCATGCTGCCGCCGATCTGGCAGAAGATCACCCTGTTCAACCCGGTGGTCTATCTGGTCAGCGGCTTCCGCTGGAGCTTCTACGGCGTGTCGGACCTCAATCCGATCGTCAGCTTCGGCGCCACCCTGGGCTTCCTGGCCATCTGCCTGACGGCGGTGTGGTGGGTGTTCAAGACCGGGTACAAGCTGAAGGTCTAG
- a CDS encoding NAD(P)H-dependent flavin oxidoreductase, whose product MTLRTPLCDLLGIAHPILLAGMGGVSYAPLAAAVSNAGGYGVLGMAGTSPDFIRLQMAQVRDLTDKPFGVDLLAATPDALTASVDAIIEGGASSFVAGLGVPLPIIARLKAAGLKVMVVCGAVKHAVKAEEAGCDAVICQGGEGGGHTGLVGTLPLVAQAVDAVDIPVIAAGGLHDGRGLAAALALGAQGVWMGTRFIASTEAHAGDLYRQAVLDAADEDTVRTRSYSGKPMRVRKNAWVEDWEARSAEIQPFPQQAIVSIQAGAMGGIGGQVEGLDPDRSCFAMGQSAGGIRDVLPAGEIVRRVMAEAEASIGRVAGLVAH is encoded by the coding sequence ATGACCCTGCGCACTCCGCTGTGCGACCTGCTCGGCATCGCGCATCCGATCCTGCTGGCCGGCATGGGCGGGGTCTCGTACGCGCCGCTGGCGGCGGCGGTGTCCAACGCCGGCGGCTACGGCGTGCTGGGCATGGCCGGGACCAGCCCCGACTTCATCCGCCTGCAGATGGCCCAGGTCCGCGACCTGACCGACAAGCCGTTCGGCGTCGATTTGCTGGCCGCCACGCCCGACGCCCTGACGGCCTCGGTCGACGCGATCATCGAAGGCGGCGCGTCGTCGTTCGTCGCCGGCCTGGGCGTGCCCCTGCCGATCATCGCCCGGCTGAAGGCGGCGGGGCTGAAGGTCATGGTGGTCTGCGGGGCGGTGAAGCACGCCGTGAAGGCCGAGGAGGCCGGCTGCGACGCGGTGATCTGCCAGGGCGGCGAGGGCGGCGGCCACACGGGCCTGGTCGGCACCCTGCCGCTGGTGGCCCAGGCGGTGGACGCGGTCGACATTCCGGTGATCGCGGCCGGCGGCCTCCACGACGGACGGGGCCTGGCGGCGGCCCTGGCCCTGGGCGCCCAGGGCGTCTGGATGGGCACGCGGTTCATCGCCTCCACCGAGGCCCATGCGGGCGACCTCTATCGTCAGGCGGTGCTGGACGCGGCCGACGAAGACACCGTCCGCACCCGGTCCTATTCCGGCAAGCCGATGCGGGTGCGCAAGAACGCCTGGGTCGAGGACTGGGAAGCGCGGTCGGCTGAAATCCAACCCTTCCCGCAGCAGGCGATCGTGTCGATCCAGGCTGGGGCGATGGGGGGCATCGGCGGCCAGGTCGAGGGGCTGGATCCGGACCGGTCGTGCTTCGCCATGGGGCAGAGCGCCGGGGGGATCCGGGACGTGCTGCCGGCGGGGGAGATCGTGCGGCGGGTGATGGCCGAGGCTGAGGCGTCGATCGGGCGGGTGGCCGGATTAGTGGCTCACTGA
- a CDS encoding Gfo/Idh/MocA family protein, translating to MPISRRSLLGAAGASAALAPVTAQAQAKAQTKAKAAAPASSDKVGFAVVGLGKLSLGQIIPGLKVARNARLAAVVSGHPDKARRVAAENGLPADAVYGYDDYDRIAKDPRIQVVYIVLPNSMHADHTIRAFKAGKHVLCEKPMATTIADAEAMIAAAKASDRQLMIAYRCHYEPQNLGVMRRLRAGTLGKPRLVNTTMGRQADPADPSDAWRLDGPMSGGGALADMGVYGVNAARYLLNEEPVAVRAWGHTDPADPRFRTTPDLIDWQFRFPSGALANGSTSFNYAPTMAFEVICEKGRLIADPGAFYGGNRLTVVQGGQAQPPTSPPENDQFAREMDWMADVVRGKAPMVSTGEEGLQDMRLMKAILDSLAQDGATVKTDWGYRRAVDPAVVVDVA from the coding sequence ATGCCCATTTCCAGACGCAGCCTGCTGGGCGCGGCCGGCGCCTCGGCGGCCCTGGCGCCCGTCACGGCCCAGGCCCAGGCTAAGGCCCAGACCAAGGCCAAAGCGGCCGCGCCGGCCTCGTCGGACAAGGTCGGCTTCGCCGTGGTGGGCCTCGGCAAGCTGTCCCTGGGCCAGATCATCCCGGGCCTGAAGGTCGCCAGGAACGCCCGGCTGGCGGCCGTGGTCAGCGGCCATCCGGACAAGGCCCGGCGCGTCGCCGCCGAGAACGGCCTGCCCGCCGACGCCGTCTACGGCTATGACGACTACGACCGCATCGCCAAGGATCCGCGCATCCAGGTCGTCTACATCGTGCTGCCCAATTCGATGCACGCCGACCACACGATCCGCGCCTTCAAGGCCGGCAAGCACGTGCTGTGCGAGAAGCCGATGGCCACCACCATCGCCGACGCCGAGGCGATGATCGCCGCCGCCAAGGCCTCCGACCGCCAGCTGATGATCGCCTATCGCTGCCACTACGAACCGCAGAACCTGGGCGTCATGCGCCGCCTGCGGGCCGGGACGCTGGGCAAGCCGCGCCTGGTCAACACCACCATGGGCCGACAGGCCGACCCGGCCGACCCTTCGGACGCCTGGCGGCTGGACGGGCCGATGTCGGGCGGCGGAGCCCTGGCCGACATGGGCGTCTATGGCGTCAACGCCGCCCGCTACCTGCTGAACGAGGAGCCCGTGGCGGTGCGCGCCTGGGGCCACACCGATCCGGCCGATCCGCGCTTCCGCACCACGCCCGACCTGATCGACTGGCAGTTCCGCTTCCCGTCCGGCGCCCTCGCCAACGGCTCGACCTCGTTCAACTACGCCCCGACCATGGCCTTCGAGGTGATCTGCGAGAAGGGCCGGCTGATCGCCGATCCCGGGGCCTTCTACGGCGGCAACCGCCTGACCGTGGTCCAGGGCGGCCAGGCCCAGCCGCCGACCAGTCCGCCCGAGAACGACCAGTTCGCCCGCGAGATGGACTGGATGGCCGACGTCGTGCGCGGCAAGGCGCCGATGGTCTCGACCGGCGAGGAGGGCCTGCAGGACATGCGCCTGATGAAGGCCATCCTGGACTCCCTGGCCCAGGACGGGGCGACAGTGAAGACGGACTGGGGCTATCGGCGGGCGGTGGATCCGGCGGTGGTGGTGGATGTGGCCTAA
- a CDS encoding ABC transporter ATP-binding protein yields the protein MAIISVSGLTKTYASGHQALKTVDLDIRQGEIFALLGPNGAGKTTLISIICGIVNPSTGTVTADGHDVVKDYRAARTKIGLVPQELNTDAFETVWATTSFSRGLFGKSPNPAHIEKVLRDLSLWDKKDAKIMTLSGGMKRRVMIAKALSHEPTILFLDEPTAGVDVELRRDMWEMVRKLRESGVTIILTTHYIEEAEEMADRIGVISKGEIILVEDKDVLMRKLGKKQLTLQLQSPLTAVPTKLADYALELGKDGTELVYTFDAQAEETGIAGLLRRLSEEGVDFKDLHTSQSSLEDIFVSLVHDR from the coding sequence ATGGCGATCATTTCCGTTTCCGGTCTGACCAAGACCTATGCTTCCGGCCATCAGGCCCTGAAGACCGTCGATCTCGACATCCGCCAGGGCGAGATCTTCGCCCTGCTGGGTCCCAACGGGGCCGGCAAGACCACGCTGATCAGCATCATCTGCGGCATCGTCAATCCCAGCACCGGCACGGTCACGGCCGACGGCCACGACGTGGTCAAGGACTACCGCGCCGCCCGCACCAAGATCGGGCTGGTGCCGCAGGAGCTGAACACCGACGCCTTCGAGACCGTCTGGGCCACCACCAGCTTCAGCCGCGGCCTGTTCGGCAAGTCGCCCAACCCGGCTCATATCGAAAAGGTCCTTCGCGACCTGTCGCTGTGGGACAAGAAGGACGCCAAGATCATGACGCTGTCGGGCGGCATGAAGCGGCGGGTGATGATCGCCAAGGCCCTGAGCCACGAGCCGACCATCCTGTTCCTCGACGAGCCCACCGCCGGCGTCGACGTCGAGCTGCGCCGCGACATGTGGGAAATGGTGAGGAAGCTGCGCGAGAGCGGCGTCACCATCATCCTGACCACCCACTATATCGAGGAGGCCGAGGAGATGGCCGACCGGATCGGGGTGATCAGCAAGGGTGAGATCATCCTGGTCGAGGACAAGGACGTGCTCATGCGCAAGCTGGGCAAGAAGCAGCTGACCCTGCAGCTTCAGAGCCCGCTGACCGCCGTGCCGACCAAGCTGGCCGACTACGCGCTGGAACTGGGCAAGGACGGGACCGAGCTGGTCTACACCTTCGACGCCCAGGCCGAGGAGACCGGCATCGCCGGCCTGCTGCGACGGCTCTCCGAGGAAGGCGTCGACTTCAAGGACCTCCATACCAGCCAGAGCTCGCTGGAAGACATCTTCGTCAGCCTGGTGCACGACCGATGA
- a CDS encoding TIGR02301 family protein: MKRLPLNALLALTVLSAAGTALAQDRGPVERQTLLDLAFTLGESHALRQVCEGGGDQYWRSRMVRLTDVEKADQAFDAQLRDKFNTGFAARQGQFVECDDASRQAEQQVARKGQALSAKLSRSMRTRAPDGQAAPESVADN, translated from the coding sequence ATGAAACGCCTGCCGCTCAACGCCTTGCTCGCCTTGACCGTCCTGTCCGCAGCCGGGACCGCGCTCGCCCAGGACCGTGGTCCGGTGGAGCGCCAGACCCTGCTGGACCTGGCCTTCACCCTGGGCGAAAGCCACGCCCTGCGGCAGGTCTGCGAAGGGGGCGGCGACCAGTACTGGCGCTCGCGCATGGTCCGGCTGACCGACGTGGAAAAGGCCGACCAGGCCTTCGACGCCCAGCTGCGCGACAAGTTCAACACCGGTTTCGCCGCCCGCCAGGGCCAGTTCGTGGAATGCGACGACGCCAGCCGCCAGGCCGAGCAGCAGGTCGCCCGCAAGGGCCAGGCCCTGTCGGCCAAGCTGTCGCGGTCGATGCGGACCCGGGCCCCCGATGGTCAAGCGGCGCCGGAATCCGTGGCGGACAACTGA
- a CDS encoding NfeD family protein produces the protein MHGLMLFYVTHPFWVWLAVAAIFLAVEVATGTGWLLWPAASALLVGLLTLVVAPGLPIELGLFAVLTIASTYLARRYLRPVLESDSPDLNDPSLRLVGRDGEVLDGFTNGKGRVFVDGKEWAAVIQDGEAPAAGQKVLVVAVEGAVLTVR, from the coding sequence ATGCACGGCCTGATGCTGTTCTATGTGACGCATCCGTTCTGGGTCTGGCTGGCGGTCGCGGCGATCTTCCTGGCGGTCGAGGTGGCCACCGGCACCGGCTGGCTGCTGTGGCCGGCCGCCAGCGCCCTGCTGGTGGGGCTGCTGACCCTGGTCGTCGCGCCGGGCCTGCCGATCGAGCTGGGCCTGTTCGCGGTGCTGACCATCGCCTCGACCTATCTGGCCCGGCGCTATCTGCGGCCGGTGCTGGAGTCCGACAGCCCCGACCTCAACGACCCGTCGCTACGCCTGGTTGGCCGCGACGGCGAGGTGCTGGACGGCTTCACCAACGGCAAGGGCCGGGTGTTCGTCGATGGCAAGGAATGGGCCGCCGTGATCCAGGACGGAGAGGCCCCGGCGGCTGGTCAGAAGGTGCTGGTCGTGGCCGTCGAGGGCGCGGTGCTGACGGTTCGATAG
- a CDS encoding VOC family protein has protein sequence MKRALAFAVMILAVCGAARAAPPAKPPSRPPIVSVSHLAVYAADPAKSEAFYVHDLGGVKRPDPENPKGARYYFSPLQFVEVLPLPAPPPLGAPSIERLDHAAFNTPDVEGLRAYLASKGVAVPARAEKGDDGGAWFDVVDPEGVKIQFVQPPAAPPAIPVNPLSSHIMHVGFIVHDRAREDAFYQGLLGFRPYWFGGMKDDVPTWISLQVPDGTDWLEYMIVGTPDGKGPPPGMSQAVLGILDHFSLGVPDTRAAYTLLWNGDRLKGQAETPKIGRDAKWQLNLFDPDGTRAEIMELHAIGKPCCSPFTAADPQH, from the coding sequence ATGAAGCGGGCCCTGGCTTTCGCCGTGATGATCCTGGCCGTGTGCGGCGCCGCGCGCGCCGCGCCGCCCGCCAAGCCTCCGTCCCGGCCGCCGATCGTGTCGGTGTCGCACCTGGCGGTCTACGCCGCCGATCCGGCCAAGAGCGAGGCGTTCTACGTCCACGATCTGGGCGGCGTGAAACGACCCGATCCCGAGAACCCCAAGGGCGCGCGCTACTATTTCAGCCCGCTGCAGTTCGTCGAGGTCCTGCCCCTGCCGGCGCCTCCGCCCTTGGGCGCGCCATCGATCGAGCGCCTGGACCACGCCGCCTTCAACACCCCCGACGTCGAGGGCCTGCGAGCCTATCTGGCGTCCAAGGGCGTGGCCGTGCCCGCCCGTGCGGAAAAGGGCGATGACGGCGGCGCCTGGTTCGACGTCGTCGATCCGGAGGGCGTGAAGATCCAGTTCGTCCAGCCGCCGGCCGCCCCGCCCGCCATCCCGGTCAACCCGCTGTCCAGCCACATCATGCATGTGGGCTTCATTGTCCACGACCGGGCGCGCGAGGACGCGTTCTATCAAGGGCTCCTGGGCTTTCGGCCCTACTGGTTCGGCGGCATGAAGGACGACGTTCCGACCTGGATCTCGCTGCAGGTTCCGGACGGTACGGACTGGCTGGAATACATGATCGTCGGGACGCCCGACGGCAAAGGCCCGCCGCCCGGCATGAGCCAGGCCGTCCTGGGCATCCTCGACCACTTCTCGCTGGGCGTGCCCGACACCCGCGCCGCCTACACCCTGCTGTGGAACGGCGACCGCCTGAAGGGCCAGGCCGAGACGCCGAAGATCGGCCGCGACGCCAAGTGGCAGTTGAACCTGTTCGATCCGGACGGCACCCGGGCCGAGATCATGGAGCTGCACGCCATCGGCAAGCCCTGCTGCTCGCCCTTCACCGCCGCCGACCCGCAACACTGA
- a CDS encoding cytochrome P450, with protein MELVSETAMDGIEGPGAPPLFPTLDGVDLSNIEQFTRGQPYGDFARLRAQAPVMWHPEPYGGPGFWAITRHADIMAVEADPQTFSSRKGGILMAHGDPQKRHALLYRASMDTMINLDGAEHLQLRREHMAYFTPAYLRGVTEAVRAEIGRLLDEMAPLGRCDLVEAFSSKLPLFTLCEILGVPPEDRGKFLKWMHYLEMAQDLALKQALAPITPTLELMQFVQDFNTNVEEMFEYGRTMLHKRRADPQNDLMSAIARAQVDGTLLSDEYLDGSWLLIVFAGNDTTRNTLSGTMKLLTEFPDQKARLVADPSLMPGAVNEFIRMVSPVIYMRRTATRDAQIAGQAIREGEKVVMYYGAANRDEAVFADPDRLDITRPNADKHIAFGFGPHVCIGKRVAQIQLDEAYRQILGRFPDIRWTGEIDIAPNNFVHAISKLEVAFTPGGRA; from the coding sequence ATGGAGCTTGTCAGCGAGACCGCGATGGACGGGATCGAGGGACCCGGCGCGCCGCCCCTGTTCCCCACGCTGGACGGGGTCGACCTCTCCAACATCGAACAGTTCACCCGGGGCCAGCCCTATGGCGACTTCGCCCGCCTGCGCGCCCAGGCCCCGGTGATGTGGCATCCCGAGCCCTATGGCGGCCCGGGCTTCTGGGCGATCACCCGCCACGCCGACATCATGGCAGTGGAGGCCGATCCCCAGACCTTCTCGTCGCGCAAGGGCGGCATCCTGATGGCGCATGGCGACCCGCAGAAGCGCCACGCCCTGCTCTACCGCGCCTCGATGGACACCATGATCAATCTGGACGGCGCCGAGCACCTGCAGCTGCGCCGCGAACACATGGCCTATTTCACCCCCGCCTATCTGCGCGGCGTGACCGAGGCGGTGCGGGCCGAGATCGGCCGGCTGCTGGATGAGATGGCGCCGCTGGGCCGCTGCGACCTGGTCGAGGCGTTCTCGTCCAAGCTGCCGCTGTTCACCCTGTGCGAGATCCTGGGCGTGCCTCCCGAGGATCGCGGCAAGTTCCTGAAGTGGATGCACTATCTGGAAATGGCCCAGGACCTGGCCCTGAAGCAGGCCCTGGCCCCGATCACCCCGACGCTCGAACTCATGCAGTTCGTCCAGGACTTCAACACCAACGTTGAGGAGATGTTCGAGTACGGCCGCACCATGCTGCACAAGCGCCGGGCCGATCCCCAGAACGACCTGATGAGCGCCATCGCCCGCGCCCAGGTCGACGGAACCCTGCTCAGCGACGAGTACCTGGACGGCTCGTGGCTGCTGATCGTCTTCGCCGGCAACGACACCACCCGCAACACCCTGTCGGGCACCATGAAGCTGCTGACCGAGTTCCCCGACCAGAAGGCGCGGCTGGTGGCCGATCCGTCGCTGATGCCGGGCGCGGTCAACGAGTTCATCCGCATGGTCAGCCCGGTGATCTACATGCGCCGCACCGCCACCCGCGACGCCCAGATCGCCGGCCAAGCCATCCGCGAAGGCGAGAAGGTGGTGATGTACTACGGCGCGGCCAACCGCGACGAGGCGGTGTTCGCCGATCCCGACCGGCTCGACATCACTCGCCCCAACGCCGACAAGCACATCGCCTTCGGCTTTGGTCCGCACGTCTGCATCGGCAAGCGGGTGGCCCAGATCCAGCTGGACGAGGCCTATCGCCAGATCCTGGGCCGCTTCCCCGACATCCGCTGGACCGGCGAGATCGACATCGCCCCCAACAACTTCGTCCACGCCATCAGCAAGCTGGAGGTCGCGTTCACCCCCGGCGGGCGGGCCTAG
- a CDS encoding phosphotransferase family protein: MSDLKAGLETYLTTLWGAPTAVTNLSRIPGGASRETYRLDADTGGVTRAMILRRDPPGSLIETDRRLELLAYRTVHGHIPVPQAIALDEDGGPLERPFFLMERIDGGTVPAPFVFDPYAAHAAALGEQFFTTLGKLAALNHEGTPIREVAAAPAPEDCWRIALDHWSGVIEADEQHPQPIVRAAIRWLRRHPPPPAQRISIVHGDYRSGNFMHDGAGTILAILDWEMAHLGDPIEDLGWAFDPLWNHFDEGKVAGLIPQDEAIALWEAASGLKVDPEALAWWSLFNAVKGQAIWTSAAKEYRDGGFTDPILAVSGWYTARRHDLILAERLAALEDI; this comes from the coding sequence ATGAGCGACCTGAAGGCGGGTCTGGAAACCTATCTCACCACCCTGTGGGGCGCGCCGACGGCGGTGACGAACCTCTCGCGCATTCCCGGCGGGGCCAGCCGCGAGACCTATCGCCTCGACGCCGACACCGGCGGCGTCACCCGCGCCATGATCCTGCGCCGCGACCCGCCCGGCAGCCTGATCGAGACCGATCGGCGGCTGGAGCTCCTGGCCTACCGCACCGTCCACGGCCACATCCCCGTGCCCCAGGCCATCGCCCTGGACGAGGACGGCGGCCCGCTGGAGCGGCCATTCTTCCTGATGGAGCGGATCGACGGCGGGACCGTGCCCGCGCCGTTCGTGTTCGATCCCTACGCCGCTCACGCCGCGGCCTTGGGCGAGCAGTTCTTCACCACCCTGGGCAAGCTGGCGGCGCTGAACCATGAGGGCACGCCGATCCGCGAGGTCGCCGCCGCCCCCGCGCCGGAGGACTGCTGGCGCATCGCCCTCGACCATTGGTCCGGGGTGATCGAGGCCGACGAGCAGCATCCCCAGCCGATCGTCCGCGCCGCCATCCGCTGGCTGCGTCGCCATCCGCCGCCGCCGGCCCAGCGGATCAGCATCGTCCACGGTGACTACCGGTCCGGCAACTTCATGCATGACGGGGCCGGGACCATCCTGGCGATCCTGGACTGGGAGATGGCCCATCTGGGCGACCCGATCGAGGACCTGGGCTGGGCGTTCGATCCGCTGTGGAACCACTTCGACGAGGGCAAGGTGGCGGGGCTGATCCCCCAGGACGAGGCCATCGCCCTGTGGGAGGCGGCCAGCGGGCTGAAGGTCGATCCAGAGGCCCTGGCCTGGTGGTCGCTGTTCAACGCGGTGAAGGGCCAGGCGATCTGGACCTCGGCGGCCAAGGAATACCGCGACGGCGGCTTCACCGATCCGATCCTGGCGGTATCGGGCTGGTACACCGCCCGGCGTCACGACCTGATCCTGGCCGAGCGGCTGGCCGCGTTGGAGGACATCTGA
- a CDS encoding TetR/AcrR family transcriptional regulator, with product MARAAVERTGGLREAQRQLTRERLVDAAIALFGRRGFRAVTIEQIAAEAGANRATFYLHFRNKEDVANAIGDRLVPNIQATFTVLDAIPDPSLEDVRAWLVQGMADQTDERRNLLAVATEANVADPDLADDYLRFINLFIDAMPNYLARFSDAERPAARTRMLLQLVQFERLSYVMVVQRASAPLEPVLDALAQSWWRLLRGV from the coding sequence TTGGCGAGAGCAGCGGTGGAGCGAACGGGCGGCCTGCGCGAGGCCCAGCGCCAGCTGACCCGCGAGCGGCTGGTCGACGCCGCCATCGCCCTGTTCGGCCGACGGGGTTTTCGGGCCGTGACCATCGAGCAGATCGCCGCCGAGGCCGGCGCCAACCGCGCCACCTTCTACCTGCATTTCCGCAACAAGGAGGACGTGGCCAACGCCATCGGCGACCGGCTGGTCCCCAACATCCAGGCCACCTTCACGGTGTTGGACGCGATCCCCGATCCCAGCCTGGAGGACGTCCGCGCCTGGCTGGTCCAGGGCATGGCTGACCAGACCGACGAGCGCCGCAACCTGCTGGCCGTGGCCACCGAGGCCAATGTCGCCGACCCCGACCTGGCCGACGACTATCTGCGCTTCATCAACCTGTTCATCGACGCCATGCCCAACTACCTGGCGCGGTTCTCCGACGCCGAAAGGCCGGCGGCGCGCACGCGAATGCTGCTGCAGCTCGTGCAGTTCGAGCGACTGTCTTACGTGATGGTGGTGCAGCGCGCCTCGGCCCCGCTGGAGCCGGTGCTGGATGCGCTGGCGCAGAGCTGGTGGCGGTTGCTGCGGGGTGTTTAG
- a CDS encoding Crp/Fnr family transcriptional regulator encodes MADTAEMTVVSTALPPGCAGNRLLAALRPSDLQMLAPHLSPLTLSVGQTLFDAGEDVVTTVLPCYSTMASLLVVTRDGDEIEVASIGREGAIGGIVSAGFKPAYGRAVVRIPGAALGIPTNRLEEAKLRSPALADLFARYADVLLAQMMQSSACNALHSIDQRMCRWLLSTHDRANDATIRLTQETLADMLGVQRTTVTAVAKALQDEGLIRTGRGRIEILDQPRLERRACECHAQVEAHFQRMLPEVKV; translated from the coding sequence ATGGCCGACACCGCCGAAATGACCGTCGTGAGCACGGCGCTGCCGCCAGGTTGCGCGGGCAACCGCCTGCTGGCCGCCCTGCGTCCCAGCGACCTGCAGATGCTGGCGCCGCATCTTTCCCCTTTGACCCTGTCGGTCGGCCAGACGCTGTTCGACGCCGGCGAGGACGTCGTGACGACCGTGCTGCCCTGCTATTCGACCATGGCCTCGCTGCTGGTCGTCACCCGCGACGGCGACGAGATCGAGGTGGCCTCGATCGGCCGCGAGGGGGCGATCGGCGGCATCGTCAGCGCCGGCTTCAAGCCCGCCTACGGCCGGGCCGTGGTCCGCATCCCCGGCGCGGCCCTGGGCATCCCGACCAACCGGCTGGAGGAGGCCAAGCTGCGTTCGCCGGCCCTGGCCGACCTGTTCGCCCGCTACGCCGACGTGCTGCTGGCCCAGATGATGCAATCCTCGGCCTGCAACGCCCTGCACAGCATCGACCAGCGCATGTGCCGCTGGCTGCTGTCGACCCACGACCGCGCCAACGACGCCACGATCCGCCTGACCCAGGAAACCCTGGCCGACATGCTGGGCGTCCAGCGCACCACCGTCACGGCCGTGGCCAAGGCGCTGCAGGACGAGGGGCTGATCCGCACGGGACGGGGGCGGATCGAGATCCTCGACCAGCCGCGACTGGAGCGGCGGGCGTGCGAGTGCCATGCGCAGGTCGAGGCGCATTTTCAGCGGATGTTGCCGGAGGTGAAGGTCTGA
- a CDS encoding SPFH domain-containing protein: MSYLVPLVLVALAIFLVVNVIKIVPQGREFTVERFGRYTRTLKPGISILTPFVESIGRRVNMMEQVLDVPQQEVITKDNVSVKVDAIVFIQVMDASQAAYRVDNLMYAITQLAQTNLRTVVGSMELDEVLSQRDQINTRLLTTIDAATHPWGVKVARIEIKDLTPPADITNAMARQMKAERERRAVITEAEGEKQSQIARAEGQKQSAILQAEGRREAAFRDAEAREREAEAEAKATAFVSEAISKGDVNAINYFIAQKYVEAFGDLARSPNAKTVIVPADFAGLTGTVAGVAELVKTLGGADAPRAAVPPTKPRGA, encoded by the coding sequence CTGTCTTATCTTGTTCCGCTGGTGCTCGTGGCGCTGGCGATCTTCCTTGTCGTCAACGTCATCAAGATCGTGCCGCAGGGCCGGGAATTCACCGTCGAGCGGTTCGGCCGCTACACGCGCACCCTCAAGCCCGGCATCAGCATCCTGACCCCCTTCGTCGAGAGCATCGGCCGGCGGGTCAACATGATGGAGCAGGTGCTGGACGTGCCCCAGCAGGAGGTCATCACCAAGGACAACGTCTCGGTGAAGGTCGACGCCATCGTCTTCATCCAGGTGATGGACGCGTCGCAGGCCGCCTACCGGGTCGACAATCTGATGTACGCCATCACCCAGCTGGCCCAGACCAACCTGCGCACCGTGGTCGGCTCGATGGAGCTGGACGAGGTGCTCAGCCAGCGCGACCAGATCAACACTCGCCTGCTGACCACCATCGACGCGGCCACCCACCCTTGGGGCGTCAAGGTGGCGCGGATCGAGATCAAGGACCTGACGCCGCCGGCCGACATCACCAACGCCATGGCCCGCCAGATGAAGGCCGAACGCGAGCGGCGCGCGGTGATCACCGAGGCCGAGGGCGAAAAGCAGTCGCAGATCGCTCGCGCCGAGGGCCAGAAGCAGTCGGCCATCCTGCAGGCCGAGGGACGCCGCGAAGCCGCCTTCCGCGACGCCGAGGCCCGCGAGCGGGAAGCCGAGGCCGAAGCCAAGGCGACGGCCTTCGTGTCGGAAGCCATCTCCAAGGGCGACGTCAACGCCATCAACTACTTCATCGCCCAGAAGTACGTCGAAGCGTTCGGCGATCTGGCCCGTTCGCCCAACGCCAAGACCGTGATCGTGCCGGCCGACTTCGCCGGCCTGACGGGCACGGTGGCCGGCGTCGCCGAGCTGGTGAAGACCCTGGGCGGCGCCGACGCGCCGCGTGCCGCCGTGCCGCCGACCAAGCCGCGGGGAGCCTGA